Proteins from a genomic interval of Nostoc sp. TCL240-02:
- a CDS encoding glutaredoxin family protein produces the protein MRLILYSKPGCHLCEGLQEKLEKIQNLSFELEVRDITTREDWFAAYEYEVPVLYLSNYRGAEGTEEEIIEAPLPRPSPRASVQQLEQMLRKYLAN, from the coding sequence ATGCGATTAATCTTATACAGTAAACCTGGCTGTCATTTATGCGAAGGATTGCAAGAAAAGCTAGAAAAAATCCAAAATCTTAGTTTCGAGTTGGAAGTTAGGGATATTACGACTCGTGAAGATTGGTTTGCTGCGTATGAGTATGAAGTGCCAGTACTTTATTTATCGAACTACAGAGGCGCAGAGGGCACGGAGGAAGAAATTATAGAAGCACCATTGCCGCGTCCTTCTCCTCGTGCTAGTGTGCAACAGTTGGAGCAAATGTTGCGTAAGTATTTAGCCAATTAG
- a CDS encoding AtzE family amidohydrolase: MNDAVSIAAAVREGKVSAVEVTKAALARIATRNYLLNCFTTITAETALIDAACIDREIAQGNNPGLLAGVPFAVKNLFDIAGLTTLAGSKINAENPAATQDATAIAKLKQAGAVLVGALNMDEYAYGFVTENSHYGATYNPHDLQRVAGGSSGGSAAAVAAGLVPLTLGSDTNGSIRVPAALCGVFGFKPTYGRLSRAGVALFSSSFDHIGPFARSVQDIATVFNALQGEDDRDPICTKRPPELVLSQLKQDISDIRIAIAADYFTKGAEAEALAAVQKVADAMNVTEYVTIPEAHRARAAAFVITASEGANLHLDKLRCRPQDFDPATRDRFLAGALIPSSWYLQAQRFRKWYRDRVRQVFQNVDIILAPTTPISAPLIGQETMILDGEEILVRPHLGLFTQPLSFIGLPVLSVPIQRPNALPLGVQLIAAPYNEALILRVAAALEAKGIVSAAVTLKALN, encoded by the coding sequence ATGAATGATGCTGTATCAATAGCTGCTGCTGTGCGTGAAGGCAAAGTTAGCGCAGTGGAAGTTACTAAGGCTGCGTTAGCACGAATCGCAACGCGGAATTATTTATTAAATTGTTTTACGACTATAACTGCTGAGACAGCTTTAATAGATGCAGCCTGCATTGACAGGGAAATTGCTCAAGGTAATAATCCTGGTTTGCTTGCTGGTGTGCCTTTTGCGGTAAAAAATCTCTTTGATATTGCTGGTTTAACGACTCTGGCGGGATCAAAAATCAATGCAGAGAACCCAGCCGCTACCCAAGATGCAACAGCAATAGCGAAGCTGAAACAAGCGGGTGCTGTGCTGGTTGGCGCTTTGAATATGGATGAGTACGCTTATGGGTTTGTTACAGAAAACTCTCATTACGGCGCTACTTACAACCCCCATGATTTACAGCGAGTTGCTGGTGGTTCATCGGGTGGTTCGGCGGCGGCTGTTGCTGCTGGGTTAGTACCGTTGACATTGGGTTCTGATACGAATGGTTCAATTCGCGTTCCGGCAGCATTATGTGGTGTTTTTGGTTTTAAGCCGACTTATGGAAGGTTGTCTCGTGCTGGGGTAGCTTTATTTTCTAGCAGTTTTGACCACATTGGCCCTTTTGCGCGTTCGGTGCAAGATATTGCTACGGTGTTTAACGCGCTTCAGGGAGAAGACGACCGCGATCCAATTTGCACAAAGCGTCCGCCTGAATTGGTTTTATCACAACTCAAACAAGATATTTCTGATATCAGAATTGCCATTGCTGCTGATTATTTTACCAAAGGTGCAGAAGCGGAAGCTTTAGCAGCAGTGCAAAAGGTAGCTGATGCAATGAATGTCACTGAATACGTAACCATACCAGAAGCACACCGCGCCCGTGCTGCGGCGTTTGTGATTACAGCTAGCGAGGGTGCAAATCTGCATTTGGATAAATTGCGATGTCGTCCTCAAGATTTTGATCCAGCAACACGTGATCGCTTTTTGGCTGGGGCGTTAATTCCCAGTAGCTGGTATCTGCAAGCACAACGGTTTAGGAAATGGTACCGCGATCGCGTTCGACAAGTGTTTCAAAATGTGGATATAATTCTTGCCCCAACTACACCAATTTCTGCACCGCTAATCGGTCAAGAAACTATGATTTTGGATGGGGAAGAAATTCTTGTCCGTCCTCATTTAGGACTATTTACTCAACCATTATCTTTTATCGGCTTACCCGTTTTATCAGTACCAATTCAGCGTCCAAATGCTTTACCTTTAGGCGTGCAATTGATAGCAGCGCCATATAATGAAGCTTTAATTTTAAGGGTTGCGGCTGCGTTAGAAGCAAAAGGCATAGTTTCAGCAGCAGTCACTTTAAAAGCTCTCAACTAA
- a CDS encoding DICT sensory domain-containing protein: MNVSLAKDLSVYQLVMGVQVPPKPLSLSPATLLSLVRAQIDLLIEQQIAATLWVKLPPEKIWQSELARYQSSVGASSIIYTCQIDENEKQGAGEAGGRGQESGSREQGAGSREQGENSSPLHPSPLPSASSPSSTHHVTVHLASDSQLRRENFLMVLSPQFCSLILAHRPLKKRKNQTSGKGNTNKNQPLLIITTVEGRVIQQVLDGIKKAISNDHLSSVYAPESSPIVPADFICPTMPEAGTMSQLFTKQLLRQDEINRQIITARTTKLQQINQELHNKEQLQDEYLKNLCQELRIPLTHIKTALSLLNSPNLKPTQRQRYLQMLNTQCDQQNSLITGLLELVQLERNLEGMVLESVRLSDVVPGVVSTYQPLAQEKGIMLAYTVPTELPSIWCVSGGLRQIVINLLHNSIKFTPNGGEVWVRARLQGDYIQLEFRDTGIGIAESEISKIFERFYRVRTGSTEDYAGAGLGLTIVQQLLLRCGGSISVKSKLYEGSTFTVQLATVSDIPRAIAIEHE; encoded by the coding sequence ATGAATGTTTCTCTGGCTAAGGATCTGTCTGTTTATCAACTGGTTATGGGAGTGCAAGTGCCTCCAAAACCATTGTCCCTCAGTCCTGCGACTCTGCTATCACTGGTGAGAGCGCAAATTGACCTACTAATTGAGCAGCAAATAGCAGCCACTTTATGGGTGAAGCTACCACCAGAAAAAATTTGGCAATCAGAATTAGCGCGTTACCAATCCTCGGTGGGTGCGTCTAGTATTATCTATACTTGCCAGATTGACGAGAATGAAAAACAAGGAGCGGGGGAAGCAGGGGGCAGGGGGCAGGAATCAGGGAGCAGGGAGCAGGGAGCAGGGAGCAGGGAGCAGGGGGAAAATTCCTCTCCTCTGCACCCTTCCCCCCTCCCCTCTGCCTCGTCCCCCTCATCTACTCATCACGTCACCGTTCACCTGGCATCAGATAGCCAACTGCGACGGGAAAACTTTTTGATGGTGTTATCGCCCCAGTTTTGTAGTTTAATTTTGGCTCATCGACCACTTAAAAAACGCAAGAATCAGACATCGGGAAAGGGAAATACTAATAAAAATCAGCCATTGCTGATTATCACTACTGTTGAGGGCAGAGTAATTCAGCAAGTATTAGATGGTATCAAAAAAGCGATATCTAACGACCATCTGTCAAGTGTCTACGCGCCAGAATCATCGCCAATTGTACCTGCTGATTTTATTTGTCCAACGATGCCCGAAGCGGGAACGATGAGTCAACTGTTTACAAAACAACTCCTGCGACAAGATGAAATTAATCGCCAAATCATCACAGCCCGCACTACCAAGTTGCAGCAGATAAATCAAGAACTGCACAACAAAGAACAACTCCAAGATGAATATCTGAAAAATCTCTGTCAGGAATTGCGTATACCCCTGACGCATATCAAAACAGCACTTTCGTTATTGAATTCTCCTAATCTCAAACCTACGCAGCGACAACGTTATTTACAGATGTTAAATACCCAGTGCGATCAACAAAATTCTCTAATTACAGGTTTGTTGGAACTGGTGCAACTAGAACGTAATTTGGAGGGGATGGTTTTGGAGTCGGTGCGGCTCTCAGATGTTGTACCTGGAGTAGTCAGTACGTACCAACCTTTAGCCCAAGAAAAAGGGATTATGCTAGCCTACACCGTACCCACTGAGCTGCCATCTATTTGGTGTGTGAGTGGTGGGCTGAGGCAGATTGTAATTAATCTGCTGCACAATAGCATTAAGTTTACTCCTAATGGGGGTGAAGTATGGGTGCGTGCCCGTCTTCAAGGCGATTATATCCAATTAGAATTCCGCGATACAGGTATTGGTATTGCCGAAAGCGAGATTTCCAAAATCTTTGAGCGATTTTATCGTGTGCGTACAGGGTCTACAGAAGATTATGCTGGTGCTGGCTTGGGGTTAACAATAGTACAGCAATTGCTGCTGCGCTGTGGGGGATCTATTTCTGTAAAAAGTAAATTGTATGAAGGTTCCACATTTACAGTGCAACTGGCAACTGTTAGCGATATCCCAAGAGCGATCGCAATAGAACATGAGTGA
- a CDS encoding DHA2 family efflux MFS transporter permease subunit gives MAQLETQPLALSDAQKNWVLLGVGLGVFMSTLDVGIINVALPTLVQAFGTSFPTTQWAVLSYQLVSSGLVLGATRLGDMWGKKSLYQGGLVLFTLSSLLCGFAPSIEWLIAFRALQGLGAVFISGLGLAIITEVFPSSERGRAVGVIGSVVSLGIAFGPSAGGLLLSLSGWHSIFFINVPLGIIASFLIVRVVPPSVRIQGKQKFDFFGAVLALLTLGSFGLGMTLGQSQGFSSTNALVLLAIATVSFIIFLVVEAVIKEPLLELHLFRNLQLSMGLLSGWLAFIVIGGSLLIVPFFLESVKHYPTVKVGLLLAVSPVLSGLIAPLGGILSDRFGARLISPIGLGLMIGGCLGISTFDAQITELGYVSRYFIYGIGLGLFQSPNNSTVMGAVPRERLGIASGLLSLSRTSGNTVGVSLIGAVFGALIASMSAGADVSVAPPDAIVAGFQGTFRFAALILCGAAVASVLRMGKGAGGRGRITNLN, from the coding sequence TTGGCACAATTGGAAACACAACCTCTGGCTTTGTCAGACGCTCAAAAAAATTGGGTTTTACTCGGTGTCGGACTTGGGGTGTTCATGTCTACCCTTGATGTGGGCATCATCAATGTTGCTTTACCCACATTGGTGCAAGCCTTTGGCACCAGTTTTCCGACGACTCAATGGGCTGTATTGAGTTACCAGTTGGTCAGTTCCGGTTTAGTTTTGGGGGCAACCCGCTTGGGAGATATGTGGGGCAAGAAGTCCTTGTATCAGGGGGGACTTGTTCTGTTTACTCTCAGTTCGCTGTTGTGTGGTTTTGCACCTAGTATTGAGTGGTTGATTGCCTTTCGCGCACTTCAAGGACTGGGTGCTGTATTCATCTCTGGGCTTGGTTTGGCAATCATTACAGAAGTTTTTCCATCTTCAGAGCGAGGTCGCGCTGTTGGCGTTATCGGTAGTGTTGTATCACTGGGAATTGCTTTTGGCCCTTCCGCAGGCGGACTGCTCCTAAGCTTATCAGGCTGGCATAGTATATTCTTCATCAATGTACCATTGGGGATTATCGCTAGCTTCCTGATAGTTCGGGTAGTGCCACCTTCTGTACGCATTCAGGGTAAACAGAAATTTGACTTTTTTGGAGCTGTATTGGCTTTATTGACTCTGGGTAGTTTTGGTCTGGGTATGACGCTAGGGCAAAGTCAGGGCTTTAGTAGTACTAATGCACTAGTATTATTAGCGATCGCTACCGTAAGTTTCATAATTTTTTTGGTAGTTGAAGCGGTCATAAAAGAGCCGCTACTAGAACTACACCTGTTTCGCAATCTTCAGTTGAGTATGGGTTTGCTAAGTGGCTGGCTAGCATTCATTGTTATCGGCGGCTCGCTACTCATCGTCCCTTTCTTTCTAGAGAGCGTCAAGCATTATCCGACGGTAAAAGTGGGACTGCTACTAGCTGTGTCACCTGTACTTAGTGGGTTAATTGCCCCACTAGGGGGAATACTTTCAGACCGCTTTGGCGCTCGACTAATCAGCCCAATTGGACTGGGGTTAATGATAGGTGGCTGTTTGGGGATTAGCACCTTTGATGCTCAGATTACTGAGCTAGGCTATGTGTCGCGCTATTTTATTTACGGCATTGGATTGGGTTTATTCCAATCACCCAACAACAGCACTGTTATGGGAGCAGTACCAAGGGAGCGGCTAGGGATTGCTTCTGGGCTGCTATCTTTGTCACGCACATCAGGGAACACAGTAGGAGTTTCTTTAATCGGGGCAGTATTTGGAGCATTAATCGCTAGCATGTCTGCGGGTGCAGATGTTTCTGTTGCCCCTCCTGATGCGATCGTTGCGGGGTTCCAAGGAACTTTTCGCTTTGCAGCCCTAATACTTTGTGGGGCAGCAGTCGCATCTGTTTTGAGGATGGGGAAGGGGGCAGGGGGCAGGGGGAGAATAACTAATCTCAATTAG
- a CDS encoding UDP-N-acetylmuramoyl-L-alanyl-D-glutamate--2,6-diaminopimelate ligase yields the protein MKLRELLTAVDSVEQLPSHPMEDVEVRGLKTNSHACGVGDLFIGMPGTRVDGGEFWQSAIASGAVAAIVSPEAAQKNPPTNEAVVISASNITQACAQIASAFYGYPGQKLKLVGVTGTNGKTTTTHIIEFLLIKANLATALMGTLYTRWAGFEQTAAHTTPFAVELQQQLAEAVNAGSEFGVMEVSSHALAQGRVLGCQFEVAVFSNLTQDHLDYHRDMEDYFAAKALLFSPDYLKGRAIINADDSYGKRLIASLNSERVWSYSVNDNSADLWMSDLSYEPNGVSGTLHTPKGDVAFRSPLVGQYNLENLLAAVGAVLQLGLDLQLVASVIPEFPGVPGRMERVQINSDQDISVIVDYAHTPDSLENLLKAARPFIPGKVICVFGCGGDRDRTKRPIMGKIAAELADVAVVTSDNPRTENPERILEDVLAGIAPTVKPMVICDRATAIRTAILQAQPGDGVLLAGKGHEDYQILGTEKIHFDDREHARDALQQRLHSQA from the coding sequence ATGAAATTGCGGGAATTACTAACGGCGGTAGACAGTGTTGAGCAATTGCCTAGCCATCCGATGGAGGATGTGGAAGTTAGGGGTTTGAAGACCAATTCCCATGCTTGTGGTGTGGGAGATTTGTTTATTGGGATGCCAGGAACGCGGGTTGATGGTGGGGAATTTTGGCAAAGTGCGATCGCATCGGGGGCTGTAGCTGCGATCGTTTCTCCCGAAGCTGCACAAAAAAATCCTCCCACAAATGAGGCTGTGGTCATCAGTGCAAGTAACATAACTCAAGCTTGTGCCCAGATAGCTAGTGCTTTTTATGGTTATCCAGGGCAAAAACTCAAGCTGGTAGGCGTGACTGGTACCAATGGCAAAACTACAACTACCCATATTATTGAATTTCTCCTGATCAAAGCTAATCTCGCCACAGCTTTAATGGGAACTCTCTACACTCGTTGGGCAGGTTTTGAGCAAACTGCTGCCCACACTACACCCTTTGCAGTGGAACTGCAACAGCAGTTAGCAGAGGCTGTAAATGCTGGTAGTGAGTTCGGGGTAATGGAAGTAAGTTCTCACGCTTTGGCTCAAGGTAGAGTGCTGGGTTGTCAATTTGAGGTGGCGGTATTTAGTAATCTTACTCAAGACCATCTCGACTATCACCGCGACATGGAAGATTACTTTGCCGCTAAAGCGTTGTTGTTTAGCCCTGATTATCTCAAGGGACGGGCAATAATTAATGCTGATGACTCCTACGGAAAGCGGTTAATTGCCTCCTTGAATTCTGAACGAGTTTGGAGTTACAGTGTCAACGACAACAGCGCTGATTTATGGATGAGTGATTTAAGTTACGAGCCGAATGGTGTCAGTGGGACATTACATACACCAAAAGGTGATGTAGCTTTTCGATCGCCATTAGTCGGACAATATAATTTAGAAAATCTTCTCGCAGCCGTAGGAGCAGTTTTACAGTTAGGACTAGATTTGCAGTTAGTGGCATCTGTGATACCTGAGTTTCCTGGAGTTCCCGGACGGATGGAACGGGTACAGATTAATTCTGACCAAGATATTAGTGTAATTGTGGATTATGCTCATACACCCGATAGTTTGGAAAATTTACTGAAAGCCGCACGTCCGTTTATCCCTGGCAAGGTGATTTGCGTCTTTGGTTGCGGAGGCGATCGCGATCGCACCAAGCGCCCAATAATGGGTAAAATTGCGGCTGAATTAGCTGATGTGGCAGTGGTGACATCAGATAATCCCCGCACCGAAAACCCAGAACGGATTTTAGAAGATGTTTTGGCGGGAATTGCCCCAACAGTAAAACCAATGGTAATTTGCGATCGGGCTACTGCAATTCGTACCGCTATTTTACAAGCACAACCAGGTGATGGAGTGCTGCTTGCTGGTAAAGGCCACGAAGACTACCAAATTCTCGGCACCGAAAAAATCCATTTTGATGACCGAGAACACGCACGCGACGCTTTACAGCAAAGACTTCATAGCCAAGCTTAA
- a CDS encoding DUF4089 domain-containing protein, whose product MRREGFDVGEYVDLMALLLDLEIRDEYRDGVVANFERISAIANIVNSFPLPEDIEVDEFLNHE is encoded by the coding sequence ATGAGAAGAGAAGGGTTTGATGTGGGTGAGTATGTTGATCTTATGGCGTTGTTGTTGGATCTAGAAATAAGAGATGAGTATCGGGATGGGGTGGTGGCAAATTTTGAGAGAATTAGTGCGATCGCAAATATTGTAAATTCTTTCCCATTACCAGAGGATATTGAAGTTGACGAGTTTTTGAACCATGAATGA